In Primulina huaijiensis isolate GDHJ02 chromosome 4, ASM1229523v2, whole genome shotgun sequence, a genomic segment contains:
- the LOC140975763 gene encoding uncharacterized protein isoform X1, which translates to MSLTRVKMSEEVWLTCLTHALSTETEEIMGLLLGDIKHSRNGNVTAFIWGALPQPRSDRQKDRVETNPEQLTAASAQAERMTIATGTTTRVIGWYHSHPHITVLPSHVDVRTQAMYQLLDSGFVGLIFSCFSEDAQKVGRIQVTAFQSLDGKHNHVLRPVSVSHVLKSSVIDVESSLSSSDTTTVVFGSAKGENLEQDTGDSRATATTFKGGLLSNYSRMGNNSHVSSVNDAIHDLDPMDMSEGMQEAMHLSNLEMSGAEFVRKEIPLLVLPSSSLLVLDSPLSSFTNLQRVLYEEERSAYNQSLMQNRRDGKVHPLSFIHHTSTYQASICKMIEYCLSPAMSALQDRLRENEIQLKLLGEEAKILESELLAGNKSNSTLPRSPSHGIASSAHKDLYPVDSTLVKNNTGSRSRKGS; encoded by the exons ATGTCTCTAACGAGGGTGAAGATGTCGGAGGAAGTGTGGTTGACATGTCTGACTCATGCATTGTCAACTGAGACTGAGGAGATCATGGGCCTTCTTCTTGGTGACAtcaag CATTCAAGGAATGGTAATGTAACTGCATTCATATGGGGAGCTCTGCCACAACCACGTTCTGATCGGCAGAAAGACAGAGTAGAAACTAATCCGGAGCAGCTGACTGCTGCATCAGCTCAAGCTGAG AGAATGACAATAGCGACTGGAACTACAACCAGAGTGATTGGTTGGTATCATTCCCATCCTCATATCACAGTACTTCCTTCTCATGttg ATGTTCGGACCCAGGCTATGTATCAACTATTGGATTCTGGATTTGTTGGGTTGATATTTTCTTGTTTCAGTGAAGATGCCCAGAAG GTTGGAAGGATTCAAGTCACTGCTTTTCAGTCTTTAGATGGGAAACATAATCACGTGTTGAGACCTGTTTCAGTCTCCCATGTGCTTAAAAGTTCGGTCATAGATGTTGAATCATCTTTAAGTTCCTCAGACACAACAACGGTTGTATTTGGCTCTGCCAAAGGAGAAAATTTAGAACAGGACACTGGTGATTCAAGAGCAACTGCTACAACCTTTAAG GGGGGACTCTTATCGAATTATTCCAGAATGGGAAATAATTCTCATGTCAGCAGTGTAAATGATGCAATCCATGATTTAGATCCGATGGATATGTCAGAAGGTATGCAAGAAGCGATGCATCTGTCAAATTTGGAGATGAG TGGTGCAGAATTTGTCAGAAAGGAAATCCCTCTTCTGGTTTTGCCTTCTTCATCCCTTCTTGTTCTTGACTCCCCTCTGTCATCATTTACAAACCTTCAACGAGTGCTATATGAAGAGGAAAGAAGTGCGTATAACCAATCATTGATGCAAAACAGGAG GGATGGTAAAGTTCACCCTCTTTCTTTCATTCATCACACTTCGACATATCAAGCTTCCATTTGCAAAATGATTGAATATTG CTTGAGTCCCGCCATGAGTGCTCTCCAAGATCGCTTGAGAGAGAACGAAATTCAG TTGAAGCTGCTGGGTGAAGAGGCCAAGATTTTGGAGTCCGAGCTTTTAGCAGGAAACAAATCAAATTCGACCCTGCCTCGTTCTCCATCTCATGGTATTGCCTCATCTGCACACAAAGACCTGTACCCTGTGGACTCAACCCTTGTTAAAAACAACACTGGAAGTCGTAGCAGAAAAGGATCTTAG
- the LOC140975763 gene encoding uncharacterized protein isoform X2, translated as MSLTRVKMSEEVWLTCLTHALSTETEEIMGLLLGDIKHSRNGNVTAFIWGALPQPRSDRQKDRVETNPEQLTAASAQAERMTIATGTTTRVIGWYHSHPHITVLPSHVDVRTQAMYQLLDSGFVGLIFSCFSEDAQKVRVNQIVQEKSLDGKHNHVLRPVSVSHVLKSSVIDVESSLSSSDTTTVVFGSAKGENLEQDTGDSRATATTFKGGLLSNYSRMGNNSHVSSVNDAIHDLDPMDMSEGMQEAMHLSNLEMSGAEFVRKEIPLLVLPSSSLLVLDSPLSSFTNLQRVLYEEERSAYNQSLMQNRRDGKVHPLSFIHHTSTYQASICKMIEYCLSPAMSALQDRLRENEIQLKLLGEEAKILESELLAGNKSNSTLPRSPSHGIASSAHKDLYPVDSTLVKNNTGSRSRKGS; from the exons ATGTCTCTAACGAGGGTGAAGATGTCGGAGGAAGTGTGGTTGACATGTCTGACTCATGCATTGTCAACTGAGACTGAGGAGATCATGGGCCTTCTTCTTGGTGACAtcaag CATTCAAGGAATGGTAATGTAACTGCATTCATATGGGGAGCTCTGCCACAACCACGTTCTGATCGGCAGAAAGACAGAGTAGAAACTAATCCGGAGCAGCTGACTGCTGCATCAGCTCAAGCTGAG AGAATGACAATAGCGACTGGAACTACAACCAGAGTGATTGGTTGGTATCATTCCCATCCTCATATCACAGTACTTCCTTCTCATGttg ATGTTCGGACCCAGGCTATGTATCAACTATTGGATTCTGGATTTGTTGGGTTGATATTTTCTTGTTTCAGTGAAGATGCCCAGAAGGTTAGGGTGAATCAGATAGTCCAAGAGAAA TCTTTAGATGGGAAACATAATCACGTGTTGAGACCTGTTTCAGTCTCCCATGTGCTTAAAAGTTCGGTCATAGATGTTGAATCATCTTTAAGTTCCTCAGACACAACAACGGTTGTATTTGGCTCTGCCAAAGGAGAAAATTTAGAACAGGACACTGGTGATTCAAGAGCAACTGCTACAACCTTTAAG GGGGGACTCTTATCGAATTATTCCAGAATGGGAAATAATTCTCATGTCAGCAGTGTAAATGATGCAATCCATGATTTAGATCCGATGGATATGTCAGAAGGTATGCAAGAAGCGATGCATCTGTCAAATTTGGAGATGAG TGGTGCAGAATTTGTCAGAAAGGAAATCCCTCTTCTGGTTTTGCCTTCTTCATCCCTTCTTGTTCTTGACTCCCCTCTGTCATCATTTACAAACCTTCAACGAGTGCTATATGAAGAGGAAAGAAGTGCGTATAACCAATCATTGATGCAAAACAGGAG GGATGGTAAAGTTCACCCTCTTTCTTTCATTCATCACACTTCGACATATCAAGCTTCCATTTGCAAAATGATTGAATATTG CTTGAGTCCCGCCATGAGTGCTCTCCAAGATCGCTTGAGAGAGAACGAAATTCAG TTGAAGCTGCTGGGTGAAGAGGCCAAGATTTTGGAGTCCGAGCTTTTAGCAGGAAACAAATCAAATTCGACCCTGCCTCGTTCTCCATCTCATGGTATTGCCTCATCTGCACACAAAGACCTGTACCCTGTGGACTCAACCCTTGTTAAAAACAACACTGGAAGTCGTAGCAGAAAAGGATCTTAG
- the LOC140975763 gene encoding uncharacterized protein isoform X3, which produces MSLTRVKMSEEVWLTCLTHALSTETEEIMGLLLGDIKHSRNGNVTAFIWGALPQPRSDRQKDRVETNPEQLTAASAQAERMTIATGTTTRVIGWYHSHPHITVLPSHVDVRTQAMYQLLDSGFVGLIFSCFSEDAQKSLDGKHNHVLRPVSVSHVLKSSVIDVESSLSSSDTTTVVFGSAKGENLEQDTGDSRATATTFKGGLLSNYSRMGNNSHVSSVNDAIHDLDPMDMSEGMQEAMHLSNLEMSGAEFVRKEIPLLVLPSSSLLVLDSPLSSFTNLQRVLYEEERSAYNQSLMQNRRDGKVHPLSFIHHTSTYQASICKMIEYCLSPAMSALQDRLRENEIQLKLLGEEAKILESELLAGNKSNSTLPRSPSHGIASSAHKDLYPVDSTLVKNNTGSRSRKGS; this is translated from the exons ATGTCTCTAACGAGGGTGAAGATGTCGGAGGAAGTGTGGTTGACATGTCTGACTCATGCATTGTCAACTGAGACTGAGGAGATCATGGGCCTTCTTCTTGGTGACAtcaag CATTCAAGGAATGGTAATGTAACTGCATTCATATGGGGAGCTCTGCCACAACCACGTTCTGATCGGCAGAAAGACAGAGTAGAAACTAATCCGGAGCAGCTGACTGCTGCATCAGCTCAAGCTGAG AGAATGACAATAGCGACTGGAACTACAACCAGAGTGATTGGTTGGTATCATTCCCATCCTCATATCACAGTACTTCCTTCTCATGttg ATGTTCGGACCCAGGCTATGTATCAACTATTGGATTCTGGATTTGTTGGGTTGATATTTTCTTGTTTCAGTGAAGATGCCCAGAAG TCTTTAGATGGGAAACATAATCACGTGTTGAGACCTGTTTCAGTCTCCCATGTGCTTAAAAGTTCGGTCATAGATGTTGAATCATCTTTAAGTTCCTCAGACACAACAACGGTTGTATTTGGCTCTGCCAAAGGAGAAAATTTAGAACAGGACACTGGTGATTCAAGAGCAACTGCTACAACCTTTAAG GGGGGACTCTTATCGAATTATTCCAGAATGGGAAATAATTCTCATGTCAGCAGTGTAAATGATGCAATCCATGATTTAGATCCGATGGATATGTCAGAAGGTATGCAAGAAGCGATGCATCTGTCAAATTTGGAGATGAG TGGTGCAGAATTTGTCAGAAAGGAAATCCCTCTTCTGGTTTTGCCTTCTTCATCCCTTCTTGTTCTTGACTCCCCTCTGTCATCATTTACAAACCTTCAACGAGTGCTATATGAAGAGGAAAGAAGTGCGTATAACCAATCATTGATGCAAAACAGGAG GGATGGTAAAGTTCACCCTCTTTCTTTCATTCATCACACTTCGACATATCAAGCTTCCATTTGCAAAATGATTGAATATTG CTTGAGTCCCGCCATGAGTGCTCTCCAAGATCGCTTGAGAGAGAACGAAATTCAG TTGAAGCTGCTGGGTGAAGAGGCCAAGATTTTGGAGTCCGAGCTTTTAGCAGGAAACAAATCAAATTCGACCCTGCCTCGTTCTCCATCTCATGGTATTGCCTCATCTGCACACAAAGACCTGTACCCTGTGGACTCAACCCTTGTTAAAAACAACACTGGAAGTCGTAGCAGAAAAGGATCTTAG
- the LOC140975763 gene encoding uncharacterized protein isoform X4: protein MSLTRVKMSEEVWLTCLTHALSTETEEIMGLLLGDIKHSRNGNVTAFIWGALPQPRSDRQKDRVETNPEQLTAASAQAERMTIATGTTTRVIGWYHSHPHITVLPSHVDVRTQAMYQLLDSGFVGLIFSCFSEDAQKVGRIQVTAFQSLDGKHNHVLRPVSVSHVLKSSVIDVESSLSSSDTTTVVFGSAKGENLEQDTGDSRATATTFKGGLLSNYSRMGNNSHVSSVNDAIHDLDPMDMSEGMQEAMHLSNLEMSGAEFVRKEIPLLVLPSSSLLVLDSPLSSFTNLQRVLYEEERSAYNQSLMQNRSLSPAMSALQDRLRENEIQLKLLGEEAKILESELLAGNKSNSTLPRSPSHGIASSAHKDLYPVDSTLVKNNTGSRSRKGS, encoded by the exons ATGTCTCTAACGAGGGTGAAGATGTCGGAGGAAGTGTGGTTGACATGTCTGACTCATGCATTGTCAACTGAGACTGAGGAGATCATGGGCCTTCTTCTTGGTGACAtcaag CATTCAAGGAATGGTAATGTAACTGCATTCATATGGGGAGCTCTGCCACAACCACGTTCTGATCGGCAGAAAGACAGAGTAGAAACTAATCCGGAGCAGCTGACTGCTGCATCAGCTCAAGCTGAG AGAATGACAATAGCGACTGGAACTACAACCAGAGTGATTGGTTGGTATCATTCCCATCCTCATATCACAGTACTTCCTTCTCATGttg ATGTTCGGACCCAGGCTATGTATCAACTATTGGATTCTGGATTTGTTGGGTTGATATTTTCTTGTTTCAGTGAAGATGCCCAGAAG GTTGGAAGGATTCAAGTCACTGCTTTTCAGTCTTTAGATGGGAAACATAATCACGTGTTGAGACCTGTTTCAGTCTCCCATGTGCTTAAAAGTTCGGTCATAGATGTTGAATCATCTTTAAGTTCCTCAGACACAACAACGGTTGTATTTGGCTCTGCCAAAGGAGAAAATTTAGAACAGGACACTGGTGATTCAAGAGCAACTGCTACAACCTTTAAG GGGGGACTCTTATCGAATTATTCCAGAATGGGAAATAATTCTCATGTCAGCAGTGTAAATGATGCAATCCATGATTTAGATCCGATGGATATGTCAGAAGGTATGCAAGAAGCGATGCATCTGTCAAATTTGGAGATGAG TGGTGCAGAATTTGTCAGAAAGGAAATCCCTCTTCTGGTTTTGCCTTCTTCATCCCTTCTTGTTCTTGACTCCCCTCTGTCATCATTTACAAACCTTCAACGAGTGCTATATGAAGAGGAAAGAAGTGCGTATAACCAATCATTGATGCAAAACAGGAG CTTGAGTCCCGCCATGAGTGCTCTCCAAGATCGCTTGAGAGAGAACGAAATTCAG TTGAAGCTGCTGGGTGAAGAGGCCAAGATTTTGGAGTCCGAGCTTTTAGCAGGAAACAAATCAAATTCGACCCTGCCTCGTTCTCCATCTCATGGTATTGCCTCATCTGCACACAAAGACCTGTACCCTGTGGACTCAACCCTTGTTAAAAACAACACTGGAAGTCGTAGCAGAAAAGGATCTTAG
- the LOC140974826 gene encoding uncharacterized protein: MASNDQISYKAGETKGHAQEKIGHGVDAVKDHTEGAKENTGNFFTSARDKTSETAQADKDKVTGAGQATKDKACETTETAKGKVTGAGQGTRDKTSETKDAAKDKTCGAAHATRDHASGAAESGKETAESGKEKSGNVLQKTADAFKNTFGMGGEKKADE, translated from the exons ATGGCATCCAACGATCAGATCAGCTACAAAGCCGGTGAGACCAAGGGCCATGCTCAG GAGAAGATTGGACATGGAGTCGACGCTGTGAAGGATCACACCGAAGGAGCCAAAGAGAACACCGGAAACTTCTTCACCTCCGCCAGAGACAAGACTTCTGAAACCGCTCAAGCCGACAAGGACAAGGTGACCGGCGCAGGCCAAGCCACCAAGGACAAGGCTTGTGAAACTACAGAAACCGCCAAGGGGAAGGTGACCGGCGCAGGCCAAGGCACAAGGGACAAGACTTCTGAGACCAAAGACGCCGCCAAGGATAAGACCTGCGGGGCAGCCCATGCCACCAGAGATCACGCGTCAGGAGCGGCGGAATCCGGCAAGGAAACAGCTGAATCCGGCAAGGAGAAGAGTGGCAACGTCTTACAGAAGACGGCGGATGCCTTCAAAAATACTTTTGGCATGGGTGGGGAGAAGAAAGCCGACGAGTGA
- the LOC140975766 gene encoding uncharacterized protein, giving the protein MLQNSATPTSTVQEDYGMKCLSTHGPQVRSLCCCSLKLYIKFVVHFYHTFVKGILESFEVHLSSARMSHSNSSVGSGSRTARKTFEFGRTYVVRPKGKHQATIIWMHGLGDNGSSWSQQLENLPLPNIKWICPTAPTRPVAILGGFPCTAWFDVGELSEDGPDDFEGLDASTAHIANLLSTEPADIKLGIGGFSMGAATALYSATCFAQGKYGNGSPYPVNLRAVVGLSGWLPCARSVRHKIEGSHEAERRASYLPILLSHGLCDEVVPHKYGERSYHTLSQAGFRNLVYKSYDGIGHYTVPKEMDEVSSWLHTRLGL; this is encoded by the exons ATGCTGCAAAATTCAGCCACTCCAACCTCAACGGTTCAGGAAGATTATGGCATGAAATGCTTGTCAACTCATGGTCCACAAGTTCG GAGTCTCTGTTGCTGTTCCTTAAAATTGTACATCAAGTTTGTAGTTCATTTTTACCACACGTTTGTGAAGGGAATTCTTGAGAGTTTCGAGGTTCATCTCTCGTCGGCAAGAATGAGCCATTCGAATTCATCAGTGGGCTCTG GAAGCAGAACAGCAAGAAAAACATTTGAATTTGGGAGGACATATGTGGTTAGGCCTAAAGGAAAACACCAAGCTACAATAATTTGGATGCATGGCCTTGGTGATAATGGTTCCAG TTGGTCACAACAATTGGAGAATCTTCCTCTCCCGAAT ATAAAATGGATATGCCCTACTGCCCCGACTCGCCCTGTGGCTATACTTGGAGGATTTCCTTGTACTGCAT GGTTTGATGTGGGAGAGCTTTCTGAAGATGGTCCAGATGATTTTGAAGGTTTAGACGCTTCAACAGCACATATTGCTAACTTGTTGTCTACAGAGCCTGCTGACA TTAAACTTGGTATTGGGGGCTTTAGTATGGGTGCTGCAACTGCTCTCTATTCTGCTACTTGTTTCGCACAAGGAAAATATGGAAATGGCAGCCCATACCCGGTTAACCTGAGGGCTGTTGTTGGTCTGAGCGGTTGGCTTCCCTGTGCTAG GAGTGTGAGACATAAGATTGAGGGGTCCCATGAAGCCGAAAGACGTGCTTCATATCTGCCAATATTGCTCTCCCATGGACTTT GTGATGAAGTGGTTCCTCACAAATATGGCGAGAGGTCCTATCATACATTAAGCCAAGCTGGATTTCGAAATCTAGTATATAAATCATATGACGG GATCGGTCATTATACTGTGCCTAAGGAGATGGATGAGGTTAGCAGTTGGTTACACACAAGGTTGGGACTTTAG
- the LOC140975767 gene encoding putative cytochrome c oxidase subunit 5b-like, which yields MWRRLSLQLRTLAPILSAPKSGRFAVGTSAGLENPCRLFPVVLRHFSTDSGDVSVTKSVEDVMPIATGHEREELQASLKGHDVLEINYPSGPFGTKEEPAVIKSYYDKRIVGCPGVEGEDEHDVVWFWLEKGKPHECPVCSQYFVLEVVGPGGPPDGHGDDEDDHHH from the exons ATGTGGAGAAGACTCTCGCTGCAGCTCCGAACTCTTGCCCCAATCCTATCCGCTCCCAAATCAGGCCGATTCGCCGTTGGAACTTCCGCAGGCCTGGAGAATCCCTGCCGTTTATTCCCCGTCGTCTTACGCCATTTCAGCACCGATTCTG GGGATGTGAGTGTAACGAAAAGTGTGGAGGATGTAATGCCAATTGCCACTGGTCATGAGCGCGAGGAGCTCCAAGCGTCTCTTAAA GGACATGATGTTCTTGAAATAAATTACCCGTCTGGTCCATTCGGAACAAAG GAAGAACCTGCTGTGATCAAGTCTTATTATGACAAAAGAATTGTGGGATGCCCTGGAGTAGAAGGAG AGGATGAGCATGATGTTGTTTGGTTCTGGCTAGAGAAAGGCAAACCACATGAATGCCCAGTATGTTCGCAGTACTTTGTG TTGGAAGTGGTTGGCCCAGGTGGACCACCCGATGGACATGGAGACGATGAAGATGATCATCACCACTGA
- the LOC140975768 gene encoding cytochrome P450 734A1-like — MGDYYNLNFFGSLLISCILLVFVLKIVVHVWWIPRKIGSHFMKQGIKGPKYQLLLGNMKEISSLNLIASTQSMPFSHNILPRVLSFYHHWKKIYGSMFLIWFGPTPRVTLSDPALIREIFVLKSELFEKNESPVLVRKIEGDGLLSLKGEKWAHHRKIIQPTFHTENLKMMVPLMGKSIEDALVTWPEKMSDSGKVEVDVSDWFQKIVRDVITRVTFGSSYSEGRAIFELLAQQMVHATEAYQKFFIPGYRFFPTKKNRISWGLEKEIRRSLLKVIDGRRRSAGDSSGHAAALSDECPNDLLEVMMRAAGDESSPPLAVTPNDIVEECKTMFFAGLHTTSNLLTWTAVLLAMHPQWQEQAREEVLRVCGSREVPTKDDLAKLKTLAMILNESLRLYPPAVAVIRRAKADTQLGTLQIPRGTELLIPILAIHHDPTLWCHDVHEFNPARFAKGVAHAAKHPMAFMPFGLGTRRCIGQNLAILQAKLAISIILQRFSFELSPGYQHSPSVLMLLHPQHGAPIVFRKL, encoded by the exons atgggAGATTATTACAATCTTAATTTCTTCGGGTCACTTCTGATCTCATGTATTTTGCTGGTTTTTGTGCTGAAGATCGTGGTTCATGTATGGTGGATACCAAGAAAAATTGGGAGTCATTTCATGAAGCAAGGGATTAAGGGTCCAAAATACCAACTTTTGCTGGGAAACATGAAGGAGATTTCTAGCTTGAATTTGATTGCTTCAACTCAATCTATGCCTTTCTCCCACAATATACTGCCAAGAGTTCTCTCTTTCTATCATCATTGGAAGAAAATATATG GCTCAATGTTTCTTATATGGTTTGGACCAACACCTCGTGTGACACTTTCTGATCCAGCCCTTATCAGAGAAATCTTCGTCCTGAAATCGGAGTTGTTCGAGAAAAACGAGTCGCCAGTGTTAGTGAGGAAGATCGAAGGCGACGGCTTGTTGAGTCTCAAAGGAGAGAAATGGGCTCACCACAGAAAGATCATCCAACCAACTTTCCACACAGAAAATCTCAAg ATGATGGTGCCCTTGATGGGAAAAAGCATAGAAGATGCGTTGGTGACTTGGCCGGAAAAAATGTCGGATTCCGGTAAGGTTGAAGTGGATGTTTCTGATTGGTTCCAGAAGATAGTGAGAGATGTAATAACAAGAGTGACGTTTGGAAGCAGCTATTCTGAAGGGAGAGCCATTTTTGAACTGCTAGCACAGCAAATGGTCCATGCCACCGAAGCCTATCAGAAATTTTTCATCCCTGGATATAG GTTCTTCCCCACCAAAAAGAACAGAATATCTTGGGGATTGGAAAAGGAAATCCGTAGATCGCTGCTGAAAGTGATCGACGGCAGGCGAAGGTCCGCGGGAGATTCGAGCGGACATGCGGCGGCGTTGTCGGACGAATGTCCCAACGACTTGCTGGAGGTGATGATGCGGGCAGCAGGAGATGAGTCGTCGCCGCCGCTGGCGGTGACGCCGAACGACATCGTCGAGGAGTGCAAGACGATGTTCTTCGCCGGGCTTCATACGACGTCGAATCTGCTGACGTGGACGGCCGTGCTGCTGGCGATGCATCCCCAGTGGCAGGAACAGGCACGTGAGGAGGTGCTGAGGGTGTGTGGATCACGTGAAGTCCCTACTAAAGATGATCTCGCCAAGCTCAAAACG CTGGCAATGATCCTAAACGAATCACTGCGGCTATACCCGCCAGCGGTAGCGGTAATCAGGCGAGCCAAGGCCGATACACAGCTAGGGACGCTCCAAATACCGCGTGGGACGGAGCTTCTTATCCCTATACTAGCCATACACCACGACCCGACTCTATGGTGTCACGACGTGCACGAGTTCAACCCAGCGAGATTCGCCAAAGGCGTGGCCCACGCGGCCAAGCACCCGATGGCTTTCATGCCATTCGGCTTGGGCACCCGCCGCTGCATAGGTCAAAACCTAGCCATATTACAAGCCAAACTAGCCATCTCCATAATCCTCCAACGCTTCTCTTTCGAGCTCTCGCCCGGTTATCAACATTCCCCTTCGGTTCTCATGCTCCTACACCCTCAACATGGTGCACCCATCGTGTTCCGAAAATTATAG